The Mycolicibacterium doricum genome includes a region encoding these proteins:
- the ettA gene encoding energy-dependent translational throttle protein EttA, with amino-acid sequence MAEFIYTMRKVRKAHGDKVILDDVNLNFLPGAKIGVVGPNGAGKSSVLRIMAGLDTPNNGDAYLAPGASVGILQQEPHLDETKTVRENVEEGVPIKGKLNRYNEVAELMATDYSDELMEEMGRLQEELDAADAWDIDSQLEQAMDALRCPPPDEPVTHLSGGERRRVALCKLLLSTPDLLLLDEPTNHLDAESVLWLEQHLASYKGAILAVTHDRYFLDNVAEWILELDRGRAYPYEGNYSTYLEKKADRIAVQGRKDAKLHKRLQEELAWVRSGAKARQAKNKARLGRYEEMAAEAEKSRKLDFEEIQIPTPPRLGNVVVEVEHLDKGFEGRALIKDLSFTLPRNGIVGVIGPNGVGKTTLFKTIVGLEQPDSGTVRVGDTVKLSYVDQNRAGIDPKKNVWEVVSDGLDYIEVGQNEIPSRAYVSAFGFKGPDQQKPAGVLSGGERNRLNLALTLKEGGNLILLDEPTNDLDVETLSSLENALESFPGCAVVISHDRWFLDRTCTHILAWEGDTDNEAKWFWFEGNFGAYEENKVQRLGAEAARPHRVTHRRLTRD; translated from the coding sequence ATGGCCGAATTCATCTACACGATGCGCAAGGTCCGCAAGGCGCACGGCGACAAGGTCATCCTTGACGACGTCAACCTGAACTTCCTTCCGGGCGCGAAGATCGGCGTCGTCGGTCCGAACGGGGCCGGCAAGTCGAGCGTCTTGCGGATCATGGCCGGCCTGGACACCCCGAACAACGGGGACGCCTACCTGGCGCCCGGAGCCAGCGTCGGCATTCTGCAGCAGGAACCGCATCTCGACGAGACGAAGACGGTCCGGGAGAACGTCGAAGAGGGCGTCCCCATCAAGGGCAAGCTCAACCGGTACAACGAGGTGGCCGAACTGATGGCCACCGACTACTCCGACGAGCTGATGGAGGAGATGGGCCGGCTGCAGGAAGAGCTCGACGCCGCCGACGCGTGGGACATCGACAGCCAGCTCGAGCAGGCGATGGACGCGCTGCGTTGCCCGCCGCCCGACGAGCCGGTCACCCACCTCTCCGGTGGTGAACGCCGCCGCGTCGCGCTGTGCAAGCTGCTGCTGAGCACGCCGGACCTGCTGCTGCTGGACGAGCCGACCAACCACCTCGACGCCGAGAGCGTGCTGTGGCTCGAACAGCACCTCGCCTCCTACAAGGGCGCCATCCTGGCCGTCACCCACGACAGGTACTTCCTCGACAACGTCGCCGAGTGGATTCTCGAACTGGACCGCGGTCGCGCCTACCCGTACGAGGGCAACTACTCCACCTATCTGGAGAAGAAGGCAGATCGCATCGCGGTGCAGGGCCGCAAGGACGCCAAGCTGCACAAGCGTCTGCAGGAGGAACTCGCCTGGGTGCGCTCCGGTGCCAAGGCCCGGCAGGCCAAGAACAAGGCCCGGCTGGGGCGCTACGAGGAGATGGCTGCCGAGGCCGAGAAGTCGCGCAAGCTCGACTTCGAGGAGATCCAGATCCCGACGCCGCCGCGGCTCGGCAACGTCGTGGTGGAGGTCGAACACCTCGACAAGGGTTTCGAGGGTCGCGCGCTGATCAAGGACCTGTCCTTCACACTTCCGCGCAACGGCATCGTCGGGGTGATCGGACCCAATGGCGTCGGCAAGACGACACTGTTCAAGACGATCGTCGGTCTGGAGCAGCCGGACAGCGGTACCGTCAGGGTCGGGGACACGGTCAAGCTCAGCTACGTCGACCAGAACCGGGCGGGCATCGACCCGAAGAAGAACGTGTGGGAGGTCGTCTCCGACGGACTCGACTACATCGAGGTCGGGCAGAACGAGATCCCTTCGCGGGCGTATGTTTCGGCGTTCGGGTTCAAGGGGCCCGATCAGCAGAAGCCGGCCGGTGTCCTGTCCGGCGGTGAGCGCAACCGGCTCAACCTCGCGCTGACGCTCAAAGAGGGCGGCAACCTGATCCTGCTCGACGAACCCACCAACGACCTCGACGTGGAAACGCTGAGCTCGCTGGAGAACGCGCTCGAGAGCTTCCCTGGTTGCGCGGTGGTGATCTCCCACGACCGATGGTTCCTCGACCGCACCTGCACGCACATCCTGGCGTGGGAGGGTGACACCGACAACGAGGCGAAATGGTTCTGGTTCGAGGGCAACTTCGGTGCCTATGAGGAGAACAAGGTCCAACGCCTCGGGGCCGAGGCGGCCCGTCCGCACCGGGTGACGCACCGCAGGCTGACTCGCGACTAG
- a CDS encoding single-stranded DNA-binding protein, which produces MFETPITIVGNIVNNPFRQRIGDQEVIRFRMASNSRRRTADGAWEPGNSLFVSVSCWGRLVTGVGASLVKGDAVIVVGQVYTSEYDDREGVRRSSVEVRATAVGPDLSRCVARIETLRQPGTTGIGGAPEGAESGDDGGAVDADETHLVDPDAAEALPLSA; this is translated from the coding sequence ATGTTCGAGACGCCTATCACCATCGTCGGCAACATCGTCAACAATCCGTTCCGGCAGCGCATCGGCGACCAGGAGGTCATCCGGTTCCGGATGGCCAGCAACTCCCGGCGCCGCACCGCCGACGGCGCCTGGGAGCCGGGCAACTCGCTGTTCGTCAGCGTGAGCTGCTGGGGCAGACTGGTCACCGGGGTCGGCGCCTCCCTCGTCAAGGGAGATGCGGTGATCGTGGTCGGGCAGGTGTACACCAGCGAATACGACGACCGCGAAGGCGTGCGCCGCTCCTCGGTGGAGGTACGGGCCACCGCGGTCGGGCCGGACCTCAGTCGCTGCGTCGCCCGGATCGAGACGCTGCGACAGCCGGGCACCACCGGTATCGGTGGCGCGCCCGAAGGCGCCGAATCCGGTGACGACGGCGGTGCCGTCGATGCCGACGAGACCCACCTGGTCGACCCCGACGCCGCGGAGGCGCTGCCACTGAGCGCCTAG
- a CDS encoding cytochrome c oxidase assembly protein, translating into MSMVAVTARTSAVWPVLAGVVALAGVTAAGIGALSFADALTATGLPDPGPVTTYGLPFMRAAGEVAAVTAVGAFLFAAFLVPPQANGVLDVAGYRALRLGTAASAVWTVCAVLLVPLTVSDVSGQPVRDHLDPVEIWSVAGLVDVAGAWRWTALLAAVVTLASLPVLRWAWTPPLFAASLVTLMPLGLTGHSSSGGQHDLATNSLLIHLVAGALWAGGLIVLLVHALRAGEHADVAARRFSAVALWCFVAMALSGIVNALVRMSPSDLFRTEYGGLVLAKVAALVALGLLGYLQRRKGVAALQADPGARGPLLRLALVEAVLFGVTFGIAVGLGRTPPPPPGREPTPVEVEIGYDLAGPPTAARILFDWRFDLILGSAAIILALVYLAGWQRLRRRGDAWPAGRTVAWLLGCAALLITTSSGLGRYMPAMFSVHMVAHMLLSMLVPILLALGAPVTMALRALPAAGKGKAPGPREWLLAALHSRVSRILTHPIVALVLFVAGFYGLYFGGLFEAAVDDHAAHVLMNIHFLVSGYLFYWVVIGVDPTPRRVPQLAKLAIVFASLPLHAFFGVVLMGMNSVLGEGFYRSLQLSWHDDLLADQKLGGSIAWAAGEVPLVLVLVALLIQWRRSDQRDAKRLDRAAERDHDADLTAYNAMLTELARRGGR; encoded by the coding sequence ATGAGCATGGTTGCGGTGACGGCCCGCACCAGCGCGGTGTGGCCCGTGCTGGCGGGAGTGGTGGCGCTGGCCGGCGTCACCGCCGCCGGTATCGGCGCCCTGTCGTTCGCGGACGCGCTGACCGCTACCGGCCTGCCCGATCCGGGACCGGTCACCACCTACGGGCTGCCGTTCATGCGGGCCGCCGGCGAGGTCGCCGCGGTGACCGCCGTCGGCGCCTTCCTGTTCGCCGCCTTCCTGGTGCCGCCGCAGGCCAACGGTGTGCTCGACGTCGCCGGATACCGGGCGTTGCGGTTGGGCACGGCGGCCTCGGCGGTGTGGACGGTGTGCGCTGTGCTGCTCGTGCCGCTGACCGTGTCCGACGTATCCGGCCAGCCTGTGCGCGACCACCTCGACCCGGTCGAGATCTGGTCGGTGGCTGGGCTCGTCGACGTCGCCGGCGCGTGGCGGTGGACGGCGCTGCTGGCGGCCGTGGTCACCCTGGCCAGCCTGCCGGTGCTCCGGTGGGCGTGGACTCCGCCGTTGTTCGCCGCTTCGCTCGTCACGCTGATGCCGCTCGGCCTGACCGGTCATTCCTCGTCGGGTGGCCAGCATGACCTGGCCACCAACAGCCTGCTCATCCACCTCGTCGCCGGGGCGCTGTGGGCGGGGGGCCTCATCGTGCTGCTGGTGCACGCCCTGCGCGCTGGCGAGCACGCGGACGTGGCCGCCCGCCGCTTCTCCGCGGTGGCGCTGTGGTGTTTCGTCGCGATGGCGCTCAGCGGCATCGTCAACGCGCTGGTGCGGATGTCGCCGTCGGACCTTTTCCGGACCGAGTACGGCGGCTTGGTGCTCGCCAAGGTGGCGGCGCTGGTGGCGTTGGGGCTGCTTGGTTACCTCCAGCGCCGCAAGGGGGTGGCCGCTCTGCAGGCGGACCCCGGCGCGCGAGGCCCCCTGCTGCGGTTGGCGCTGGTCGAGGCGGTGCTGTTCGGGGTGACGTTCGGTATCGCGGTCGGCCTGGGCCGGACACCGCCCCCTCCACCGGGACGGGAACCCACCCCGGTGGAGGTCGAGATCGGCTACGATCTGGCAGGCCCGCCGACGGCCGCCCGGATCCTGTTCGACTGGCGGTTCGACCTGATCCTGGGCAGCGCCGCGATCATCCTGGCGCTGGTCTACCTCGCGGGTTGGCAGCGGCTGCGGCGGCGCGGCGACGCGTGGCCCGCCGGGCGTACGGTGGCGTGGCTGCTCGGCTGCGCAGCGCTGCTGATCACGACGTCCTCCGGACTCGGCCGATACATGCCGGCGATGTTCAGCGTGCACATGGTTGCGCACATGCTGTTGTCGATGTTGGTGCCGATCCTGCTGGCGCTCGGTGCGCCGGTCACGATGGCGCTGCGCGCACTGCCCGCGGCGGGCAAGGGTAAGGCGCCCGGCCCGAGGGAGTGGTTGCTTGCCGCCCTGCACTCTCGAGTGTCGCGCATCCTCACCCACCCGATCGTCGCGCTCGTGCTGTTCGTCGCCGGGTTCTACGGGCTGTACTTCGGCGGTCTCTTCGAGGCGGCCGTCGACGACCACGCGGCCCACGTCCTGATGAACATTCACTTCCTGGTCAGCGGCTACCTCTTCTACTGGGTCGTGATCGGCGTCGACCCGACCCCGCGGCGGGTCCCGCAACTTGCCAAGCTGGCGATCGTGTTCGCCTCGCTGCCCCTGCACGCATTCTTCGGCGTGGTGCTGATGGGCATGAACTCGGTGCTCGGTGAGGGGTTCTACCGGTCGCTGCAGCTGAGCTGGCACGACGATCTGCTGGCCGACCAAAAGCTGGGCGGCAGTATCGCCTGGGCCGCAGGGGAAGTCCCGCTGGTGCTGGTACTTGTCGCGCTGCTCATCCAGTGGCGCCGCAGCGACCAGCGCGACGCCAAACGCCTCGACCGGGCGGCCGAGCGAGATCACGACGCCGACCTGACCGCCTACAACGCGATGCTGACCGAACTCGCCCGCCGCGGCGGCCGCTGA
- a CDS encoding glycerol-3-phosphate 1-O-acyltransferase: MKLPDDHYAGFTTTDDALVLAVASSPAEMGLLDEWLAAQRRDNSDVNVEVLKLPVDGEPSPGVLAELVEELEADEDRTVVPVRVFWVPAGLPTRSKVVALVSGRDTYRPPEVLQRRILKRDRTRARVIAGEPAKVSELRQQWHDHTVAESPGQFAHFVIRRAMLAIERVEYRLLGPEYKSPRLVKPEILTSTRFRAGLEQIPGATVEEAGKILDELATGWSRVSVDLIPNLSRLITRRGFDPHFDYDQSEIARLRQDLENHPAVLLFSHRSYLDGAVVPAAMQENRLPPVHMFAGLNLSFGFMGPLLRRSGVIFIRRNVAGDPLYKYILKEYVGYVVEKRFNLSWSIEGTRSRTGKMLPPKLGLLAYVADAYLAGRSDDILLQPVSISFDQLHEVSEYADYARGGEKTPEGLSWLYNYIKAQGDRSYGKIYVRFPEAVSMRHYLGEPGGPIAHDKSGRRLAMHKMAFEVAWRILQVTPINATALVSALLLSTRGVALTLDQLHHTLQDGLDYLMRRDIPLTNSALRLRTPGGVLSAVDALSNGHPVTKVDSGREPVWHIAAENEHKAAFYRNTLIHAFLETSIVELALAYAARADGDPVQAFWSQAARLRDLLKFDFYFANSAAFREHVAEEMSWRADWDSQVAAGGERIDTLLREKRPLMAGAMLRPFFEAYEILASALRDLPAHVEEKELTKRAMGLGRQYVAQNRVRSNESVSALLFTTARQVAADQQLLEPGDDLQARRTAFCEELCEILADVDKVDRYAGDQFAAREAERRRAKSR, translated from the coding sequence GTGAAGCTGCCCGACGACCACTACGCCGGCTTCACCACCACCGACGACGCACTGGTGCTTGCGGTGGCGTCATCGCCGGCCGAGATGGGGCTGCTCGACGAGTGGCTGGCGGCCCAACGACGTGACAATTCCGACGTCAACGTCGAGGTCCTGAAGCTACCCGTCGACGGTGAGCCCTCGCCGGGTGTGCTGGCCGAACTGGTCGAGGAACTGGAGGCCGATGAGGACCGCACCGTCGTCCCGGTGCGCGTCTTCTGGGTGCCCGCGGGTCTGCCCACGCGGTCGAAGGTGGTGGCGCTCGTCTCGGGTCGCGACACATACCGCCCGCCCGAGGTGCTGCAGCGCCGCATCCTCAAACGCGACCGGACCCGGGCCCGCGTCATCGCCGGTGAGCCCGCCAAGGTCTCCGAGTTGCGCCAGCAGTGGCACGACCACACGGTGGCCGAGAGCCCCGGGCAATTCGCGCATTTCGTCATCCGCCGGGCGATGCTCGCCATCGAGCGCGTCGAATACCGGCTGCTGGGTCCGGAGTACAAGTCGCCCCGGCTGGTCAAGCCGGAGATCCTCACTTCCACCAGATTCCGTGCCGGTCTCGAGCAGATCCCCGGCGCGACGGTCGAAGAGGCCGGCAAGATTCTCGATGAGCTCGCCACCGGGTGGAGTCGGGTGTCGGTGGATCTCATTCCGAACCTCAGCCGGCTGATCACGCGTCGAGGTTTCGATCCCCATTTCGACTACGACCAGTCCGAGATCGCCCGTCTGCGGCAGGATCTGGAGAACCATCCGGCGGTGCTGCTGTTCTCTCATCGGTCCTATCTCGACGGGGCGGTGGTGCCCGCGGCGATGCAGGAGAACCGGCTGCCCCCGGTGCACATGTTCGCGGGGCTCAACTTGTCCTTCGGCTTCATGGGACCGCTGCTGCGCCGTTCCGGCGTGATCTTCATCCGCCGCAACGTCGCCGGCGACCCGCTCTACAAGTACATACTCAAGGAGTACGTCGGCTACGTCGTCGAGAAGCGGTTCAACCTGAGCTGGTCCATCGAGGGCACCCGGTCCCGAACCGGGAAGATGCTGCCTCCGAAACTCGGCCTGCTGGCCTACGTCGCCGACGCCTACCTGGCCGGCCGCAGTGACGACATCCTCTTGCAACCGGTGTCGATCAGTTTCGACCAGCTGCACGAGGTCTCGGAGTACGCCGACTACGCCCGCGGCGGCGAGAAGACTCCCGAGGGGCTGAGCTGGCTGTACAACTACATCAAGGCGCAGGGGGATCGCAGCTACGGCAAGATCTATGTGCGCTTCCCCGAGGCGGTTTCGATGCGTCACTACCTCGGTGAGCCCGGCGGTCCGATCGCCCACGACAAGTCGGGAAGACGACTGGCGATGCACAAGATGGCCTTCGAGGTGGCCTGGCGAATCCTGCAGGTGACGCCGATCAACGCGACGGCGTTGGTGTCGGCACTGCTGCTGTCCACCCGCGGTGTCGCGCTCACCCTCGACCAGCTGCACCACACCCTGCAGGACGGGCTCGACTATCTGATGCGTAGAGATATCCCGCTGACCAACAGCGCGCTTCGGCTGCGCACCCCCGGCGGTGTGCTCTCCGCGGTCGACGCGCTATCCAACGGTCACCCCGTCACAAAGGTCGACAGCGGGCGTGAACCGGTGTGGCACATCGCCGCCGAGAACGAACACAAGGCCGCGTTCTACCGCAACACACTGATCCACGCCTTCCTCGAGACGTCGATCGTGGAGCTGGCGCTGGCGTACGCAGCGCGCGCCGACGGTGACCCGGTGCAGGCGTTCTGGTCGCAGGCGGCACGACTGCGCGATTTGCTGAAGTTCGACTTCTACTTCGCCAACTCCGCGGCGTTTCGAGAGCACGTCGCCGAGGAGATGTCGTGGCGCGCCGACTGGGACTCCCAGGTGGCGGCCGGCGGTGAGCGGATCGACACTCTCTTGCGCGAGAAACGGCCCCTGATGGCGGGTGCGATGCTGCGGCCGTTCTTCGAGGCGTACGAGATCCTGGCGAGCGCATTGCGCGACCTCCCTGCCCACGTCGAGGAGAAAGAGCTCACGAAGCGAGCCATGGGGTTGGGCCGCCAGTACGTCGCCCAGAACCGGGTGCGCAGCAACGAGTCGGTGTCGGCGCTGCTGTTCACCACCGCGCGGCAGGTCGCCGCCGACCAGCAGCTGCTGGAGCCCGGCGACGACCTCCAGGCGCGCCGTACGGCTTTCTGCGAGGAATTGTGCGAGATCCTCGCAGACGTGGACAAGGTCGACCGGTACGCGGGCGACCAGTTCGCTGCGCGGGAAGCCGAACGTCGCCGGGCGAAGAGCAGGTGA
- a CDS encoding HAD-IB family hydrolase/lysophospholipid acyltransferase family protein, giving the protein MSRDDGQQSERRALRLPGSVAEILASPEGPQVGAFFDLDGTLVAGFTGVIMTRDRLRSRQMSVGEFIGIVQAGLNHQLGRSEFEDLIGKGARMLRGSSLSDVDELAERLFLQHVRDRIYPEMRDLVRAHMARGHTVVLSSSALTVQVEPVAQYLGVRNVLSNKFVTDENGCITGEVVRPILWGPGKARAVQVFAASNGVDLSKSYFYADGDEDVALMYLVGNPRPTNPAGKLAAVAAKRGWPVLRFTSRSGSNPVSQLRTVAAIGSVVPVAASAIGVGLLSRNRRTGVNFFTSTWGRMLLTTAGINLNVLGRENLTAQRPAVFLFNHRNQADPLIAGRLVERDFTTVAKKELENDPLIGTIGKVMDAAFIDRDDRKAAVEGLRKVEELARKGISILIAPEGTRLDTTEVGEFKKGPFRIAMSAGIPIVPIVIRNAEVVAARDSSTFNPGTVDIAVYPPIPTDDWTVEDLPHRIAEVRQIYLDSLKAWPHRTLPVPALYKRSPGETVEPRKVAENSADNPAKKADKKAPAKNAAVKGRQ; this is encoded by the coding sequence ATGAGTCGGGACGACGGTCAGCAGTCCGAGCGCCGCGCCCTGCGGCTACCCGGATCGGTCGCGGAGATCCTCGCCTCACCCGAGGGGCCGCAGGTCGGCGCATTCTTCGATCTCGACGGCACACTGGTGGCAGGGTTCACCGGCGTCATCATGACCCGGGATCGGTTGCGCAGCAGGCAGATGAGTGTGGGTGAGTTCATCGGCATCGTGCAGGCCGGGCTCAACCACCAACTCGGCCGGTCGGAATTCGAGGACCTCATCGGCAAAGGTGCCCGCATGTTGCGCGGCAGCTCGCTCAGCGACGTCGACGAACTCGCCGAACGGCTGTTCCTGCAGCACGTCCGCGACCGGATCTATCCCGAGATGCGCGATCTGGTGCGCGCCCACATGGCGAGGGGCCACACCGTCGTGCTGAGTTCGTCGGCGTTGACGGTGCAGGTGGAACCCGTAGCACAGTACCTCGGTGTCCGGAATGTGCTGAGCAACAAATTCGTGACGGACGAGAATGGGTGCATCACCGGTGAGGTCGTCCGGCCCATCCTGTGGGGGCCCGGCAAGGCCCGTGCGGTACAGGTCTTTGCGGCCAGCAACGGCGTCGACCTTTCGAAGAGTTACTTCTACGCCGACGGGGACGAGGACGTCGCTCTCATGTACCTCGTCGGCAACCCGCGGCCGACCAACCCGGCGGGCAAGCTCGCCGCCGTGGCGGCCAAGCGCGGGTGGCCGGTTCTCCGGTTTACCAGTCGCAGCGGGAGCAATCCCGTGTCCCAACTGCGGACCGTCGCCGCCATCGGCTCTGTGGTCCCGGTCGCCGCCAGCGCCATTGGTGTGGGCCTGCTCAGCCGCAACCGCCGTACCGGCGTCAACTTCTTCACCTCGACGTGGGGTCGGATGCTGCTCACCACTGCGGGCATCAACCTCAACGTCCTGGGCCGGGAGAACCTGACGGCGCAGCGGCCCGCGGTGTTCCTCTTCAACCACCGCAACCAGGCCGACCCGCTGATCGCCGGCAGGCTGGTCGAACGCGATTTCACCACGGTGGCCAAGAAGGAGCTCGAGAACGACCCGCTGATCGGCACCATCGGCAAGGTGATGGACGCCGCGTTCATCGACCGCGACGACCGCAAGGCCGCGGTGGAAGGGTTGCGCAAGGTCGAGGAGCTTGCGCGCAAGGGTATTTCGATACTCATCGCCCCCGAGGGCACGCGCCTGGACACCACCGAGGTGGGGGAGTTCAAGAAGGGACCGTTCCGCATCGCGATGTCGGCCGGAATCCCAATCGTGCCCATCGTCATCCGCAACGCGGAGGTCGTCGCCGCGCGCGATTCGAGCACGTTCAACCCAGGCACGGTGGACATCGCCGTCTACCCCCCGATCCCCACCGACGACTGGACGGTGGAGGATCTGCCGCACCGCATCGCGGAGGTTCGGCAAATCTACCTCGACTCCCTCAAGGCGTGGCCGCACCGGACGCTGCCGGTGCCCGCGCTGTACAAGCGATCGCCGGGCGAGACGGTGGAGCCGAGGAAGGTTGCGGAGAATTCGGCCGACAACCCCGCCAAGAAGGCCGACAAGAAGGCGCCCGCCAAGAACGCCGCGGTGAAAGGCCGACAGTGA
- a CDS encoding wax ester/triacylglycerol synthase family O-acyltransferase has translation MATSDVPELDAAGLSEELSPFDQILHRGEANPRTRSGILTIEILDTTPDWDRFRIRFEHASRKVLRLRQKVVTPTLPTAAPRWVVDPDFNLDFHVRRIRIPEPGSKRQLIDLAEIALQSPLDISRPLWTATLVEGLGGGRAATMLHFSHAVTDGVGGVEMFASVYDPQRDPPPSDAPPLPIPQDLSPNDLMRQGLSRLPFSILGGVRGALGGAASVVGKVVRDPVSSVGGVVDYARSSARVVGSVAEPSPLLRRRSLSTRSEAIDMSLGDLHRAAKAAGGSINDAYLAALCGALRLYHDAFGLPVATLPMAVPVSLRSDADPAGGNRFVGVNLAAPIGVVDPRERISKVRAQMTHKREERALDMVGAISPVASLLPDTVLEAIAGSVVNSDVQASNVPVYAGDTYIAGAKVLRQYGMGPLPGVAMMVVLVSRSGFCTVTARYDRASITDPDLFAECLLAGFDEVLAIGGPGRAGPASFTRQSDNPSSNASAPQ, from the coding sequence GTGGCAACGAGCGACGTGCCGGAATTGGATGCCGCGGGCTTGTCGGAGGAGCTCAGCCCGTTCGACCAGATCCTGCACCGCGGCGAGGCCAACCCCCGGACCCGCTCGGGAATCCTGACGATCGAGATCCTCGACACCACGCCGGACTGGGACCGGTTCCGCATCCGCTTCGAACACGCCTCTCGCAAGGTGTTGCGCCTGCGTCAGAAGGTCGTGACGCCGACCCTGCCGACGGCCGCGCCGCGATGGGTCGTGGACCCGGACTTCAACCTCGACTTCCACGTCCGTCGGATCCGCATCCCGGAGCCCGGCAGCAAGCGCCAGCTGATCGACCTTGCCGAGATCGCCCTTCAGTCACCCCTGGACATCTCGCGTCCGCTGTGGACCGCCACCCTCGTCGAGGGGCTCGGGGGTGGTCGAGCCGCGACCATGCTGCACTTCAGCCATGCGGTGACCGACGGAGTGGGCGGTGTCGAGATGTTCGCCAGCGTCTACGACCCGCAGCGTGACCCGCCGCCCAGCGACGCACCGCCACTGCCGATTCCGCAGGACCTCTCGCCGAACGACCTCATGCGCCAAGGGCTCAGCCGGTTGCCCTTCTCCATCCTCGGCGGTGTCCGCGGCGCACTTGGGGGTGCGGCGAGCGTGGTGGGCAAGGTGGTGCGTGACCCGGTCTCGTCGGTGGGCGGTGTGGTGGACTACGCGAGGTCCAGCGCACGCGTGGTGGGCTCGGTTGCCGAGCCATCTCCGCTGCTGCGCCGGCGCAGCCTGTCGACACGCAGCGAGGCGATCGACATGTCCCTCGGCGACCTGCACAGGGCGGCCAAGGCGGCGGGCGGCTCCATCAACGACGCCTATCTGGCGGCCCTGTGCGGGGCGCTGCGTCTCTACCACGACGCGTTCGGCCTGCCTGTCGCCACGTTGCCGATGGCCGTACCGGTCAGCCTGCGGTCGGATGCCGACCCCGCGGGTGGCAACCGGTTCGTCGGGGTCAACCTCGCCGCGCCGATCGGCGTGGTCGACCCCCGAGAGCGCATCAGCAAGGTGCGCGCGCAGATGACACACAAGCGCGAGGAGCGCGCGCTCGACATGGTCGGGGCCATCTCACCCGTGGCGAGCCTGCTGCCCGACACGGTGCTCGAGGCCATCGCCGGATCGGTCGTCAACTCCGACGTCCAAGCCAGCAACGTGCCCGTGTACGCCGGGGACACCTACATCGCTGGAGCAAAGGTTCTGCGCCAGTACGGGATGGGGCCGCTGCCAGGTGTCGCGATGATGGTGGTGCTGGTGTCGCGTTCGGGCTTCTGCACGGTCACCGCCCGCTACGACCGTGCGTCGATCACCGATCCGGACTTGTTCGCCGAGTGTCTGCTGGCCGGTTTCGACGAGGTACTCGCCATCGGTGGTCCCGGCAGGGCCGGCCCAGCATCGTTCACCCGGCAGTCCGATAACCCCTCATCGAACGCGAGTGCGCCACAATGA
- a CDS encoding universal stress protein → MSTAGQSGIVVGVDGSPSSDVAVRWAAREAVMRGVRLVLVHVLSTDVTAVWAMAVPAAPLPAEFFESRERAARTVLAAAEALATESGAVDVTTDFVYAAQVPGLVDAAKGADMVVVGTRGHGAVKRLLLGSVSTGLLHHARCPVAVAVVGADSETAPATGPVVVGVDGSRASQRAVEIAFEEASMRGVDLVALHSWSDRSESLHPYVDWATVQVPAEETLAVSLAGWCERYPDVTVHRESVFDRPVEHLLERSEGAQLLVVGSHGRGGFAGMLLGSVSTAVVQAARVPVIVARGR, encoded by the coding sequence ATGTCGACTGCGGGCCAATCAGGCATCGTCGTAGGGGTCGACGGGTCACCGAGTTCCGATGTTGCCGTGCGCTGGGCGGCGCGTGAGGCGGTGATGCGCGGGGTTCGCCTCGTGCTCGTCCACGTCCTTTCCACGGATGTCACCGCTGTGTGGGCGATGGCGGTTCCCGCTGCGCCGCTCCCTGCCGAGTTCTTCGAGAGCAGGGAGCGGGCGGCGCGCACGGTGCTCGCCGCAGCCGAGGCGCTGGCGACCGAGAGTGGTGCAGTCGACGTCACGACGGACTTCGTATACGCCGCACAGGTGCCCGGGCTCGTCGACGCCGCCAAGGGAGCCGACATGGTCGTGGTCGGAACACGTGGGCACGGCGCGGTGAAGCGTCTGCTGCTCGGCTCGGTGAGCACCGGGCTGCTGCATCACGCAAGATGCCCGGTCGCGGTCGCGGTCGTCGGCGCCGACAGCGAGACCGCGCCCGCCACCGGCCCGGTCGTGGTGGGTGTGGACGGTTCTCGTGCCTCGCAGCGCGCGGTGGAGATCGCGTTCGAAGAGGCGTCCATGCGGGGCGTCGACCTGGTTGCCCTGCACAGTTGGAGTGACCGCAGCGAGTCTCTTCACCCCTACGTCGACTGGGCGACGGTGCAGGTGCCGGCAGAGGAGACGCTGGCGGTGAGCCTGGCAGGCTGGTGTGAGCGTTACCCGGACGTGACGGTACACCGTGAGTCGGTGTTCGACAGGCCCGTCGAGCATCTGCTCGAACGCTCGGAGGGCGCACAGCTCCTCGTCGTGGGTAGCCACGGCCGCGGTGGGTTCGCAGGAATGCTGCTGGGTTCGGTCAGCACCGCCGTGGTGCAGGCCGCGCGCGTACCGGTGATCGTGGCCCGGGGCCGGTGA